From the Paenibacillus sp. FSL H8-0548 genome, one window contains:
- a CDS encoding TatD family hydrolase yields the protein MPKAMEQFYIDSHVHVDLYDEQERDKLLMNAFAEGVAAVVAVSMHRPSALVNHELAIRYKGRVHPAYGFHPEQSIPDEDELGKLFAWIRLCHEAGEAFAIGEVGLPYYMRIEAEEAEPKVPFDEKPYLVLLERFIALAAELDRPIILHAVYEDANKACDMLEKHGVHKAHFHWFKGSADVIARMAASGYMVSITPDVAYEEEIRQLVERYPLEQLMVETDGPWPFEGPYAGQPTRPAMAADAARHIADIKQLPAASVAERLLANTRRFYGIS from the coding sequence ATGCCGAAGGCAATGGAGCAATTCTATATTGATTCACATGTGCATGTTGATTTATACGATGAACAGGAGCGGGATAAGCTGCTTATGAATGCCTTCGCTGAAGGAGTGGCAGCAGTAGTTGCAGTCTCGATGCATAGACCATCCGCCTTGGTAAACCATGAGCTGGCCATTCGCTACAAAGGCCGCGTGCATCCAGCCTATGGCTTTCATCCAGAGCAATCTATTCCAGATGAGGATGAGCTGGGCAAGCTCTTTGCATGGATCCGCTTGTGCCATGAAGCCGGTGAGGCGTTTGCTATCGGAGAAGTCGGTCTGCCCTATTATATGCGTATAGAGGCAGAGGAAGCGGAGCCCAAGGTGCCGTTTGATGAAAAGCCTTATTTAGTATTGCTGGAGCGCTTCATCGCACTTGCTGCCGAGCTTGATCGGCCCATTATATTGCATGCGGTATATGAGGACGCAAATAAAGCTTGCGATATGCTGGAGAAGCATGGTGTACATAAAGCACATTTTCACTGGTTTAAGGGCAGCGCAGATGTCATTGCACGAATGGCAGCGAGCGGCTATATGGTTTCGATTACGCCGGACGTAGCGTATGAGGAAGAAATTCGGCAGCTTGTGGAGCGATACCCGCTGGAGCAGCTGATGGTTGAAACAGATGGACCATGGCCATTCGAAGGACCGTATGCGGGTCAGCCAACGCGGCCTGCAATGGCTGCTGATGCAGCGAGGCATATAGCCGACATTAAGCAACTGCCAGCGGCATCAGTGGCTGAGCGGCTGCTTGCGAATACACGTCGTTTTTATGGAATTTCATAG
- a CDS encoding ABC transporter ATP-binding protein gives MSNDEQNKKTALQVNGIRKQFGKGSASKVVLGDLSFSVADGEFVSIIGPSGSGKTTLFQVIGGLERPSEGEIWIDGKLATGERGHIAYMPQQASLLPWETVAGNIELALTISGVDRRAAKEKTIEWLARIGLEEYAKSYPHLLSGGMQQRVSFLRALLAPQRLMLLDEPFGALDALTRVQMQQWLMSIWEKNRKSVLLVTHSIEEALFLSDRIIVLSASPAVILEQFQMPFERPRHESIWSEPSFIALKQRIYELLRLGTEGGTI, from the coding sequence ATGAGCAATGACGAGCAAAATAAAAAGACTGCCCTTCAGGTGAACGGTATTCGGAAGCAATTTGGCAAAGGGAGCGCAAGCAAGGTAGTGCTTGGCGATTTATCCTTTTCTGTAGCAGACGGAGAATTCGTTTCGATTATAGGCCCGTCTGGCAGCGGAAAGACGACACTGTTTCAGGTTATTGGCGGCTTAGAGAGGCCATCAGAGGGTGAGATTTGGATTGATGGCAAGTTGGCGACGGGTGAGCGCGGACATATTGCGTATATGCCGCAGCAAGCGTCGCTGCTGCCATGGGAAACCGTTGCGGGAAATATTGAGCTGGCGCTTACTATATCCGGGGTTGATCGGAGAGCGGCGAAGGAGAAAACAATCGAATGGCTGGCGCGGATCGGCTTAGAGGAATATGCCAAAAGCTACCCGCATCTGCTCTCAGGAGGAATGCAGCAGCGCGTTTCCTTTCTCCGCGCCCTGCTCGCACCGCAGCGGCTGATGCTGCTGGATGAGCCGTTTGGCGCTTTGGACGCTCTAACCCGTGTGCAAATGCAGCAATGGCTGATGTCTATTTGGGAGAAAAACCGTAAATCTGTGCTGCTGGTAACACATAGCATAGAAGAAGCGTTGTTTTTATCGGATCGGATTATTGTGCTCTCAGCATCACCCGCTGTTATTTTGGAGCAATTTCAAATGCCATTTGAACGTCCACGCCACGAGTCGATATGGTCTGAGCCAAGCTTCATCGCACTTAAGCAGCGTATTTACGAGCTGCTGAGGCTCGGAACCGAGGGAGGAACGATTTGA
- a CDS encoding ABC transporter permease: MGNKKSAWSKIWPPAALMILLLACWQALLELGLFQDWLLPSPISIVEEAIRIWPRLMEHTEATVTLTLLGFAGGTAVGFVLAALLHLIPGVRGAVYPLLVLSQNVPIIAIAPILTMLLGWGLLPKVLLVIMVCFFPVTVAMLSGLMNTDAQLRNYLQMIGIRKWKLFWRLELPHAVVHVFSGLKIAASYSVLSAVVAEWLGTNKGLGAFMLISSKGFQPDRVFAAVIIIVTLSLTLFGLITLLERLIIRWRPEKGGS; encoded by the coding sequence ATGGGCAATAAGAAAAGCGCTTGGTCGAAAATATGGCCGCCAGCAGCGCTGATGATTTTGTTGCTGGCTTGCTGGCAGGCTTTATTGGAGCTAGGGCTATTTCAGGATTGGTTGCTTCCATCGCCCATATCCATTGTGGAGGAGGCCATTCGGATTTGGCCTCGGCTAATGGAGCATACAGAGGCAACTGTAACGCTAACTTTGTTAGGTTTTGCAGGAGGAACAGCGGTGGGCTTCGTGCTCGCCGCTTTGCTGCATTTAATTCCTGGCGTACGAGGGGCGGTATACCCGCTGCTCGTATTGTCGCAAAACGTGCCTATCATAGCGATTGCTCCAATTTTGACGATGCTGTTAGGCTGGGGGCTGCTGCCTAAAGTTCTGTTAGTTATTATGGTTTGTTTTTTTCCAGTAACGGTAGCTATGCTGAGCGGTTTAATGAACACGGATGCACAGCTTCGCAATTATTTGCAAATGATCGGCATTCGCAAATGGAAGCTGTTTTGGCGCTTGGAGCTTCCTCATGCTGTGGTTCATGTATTTTCCGGTTTGAAAATTGCAGCCTCATATAGTGTACTAAGCGCGGTTGTGGCGGAGTGGCTCGGTACCAATAAAGGGCTGGGTGCATTTATGCTGATCTCCTCCAAAGGCTTTCAGCCGGATCGTGTGTTTGCCGCAGTTATTATTATCGTTACGCTCAGCTTAACGTTATTTGGACTCATTACTTTGTTGGAGCGTCTCATTATTCGCTGGCGTCCAGAGAAAGGAGGGAGCTAG